GTCTGCACTTTATTTTGACTGCCTACCTTGTGTTCTACTTCAAAGGTGTAGTCTGAGAGTTGGATAGCCCATCTGGCTAAGCGTGGAGATAACTCCGGCTTCTTCAGGATGTAGGTGCATGCCGCATTGTCTGTGAAGATCTTAAAAGGCACATTCGTCAGGTAAGATCTGTAGTGTTTAACTGCCGTCACTATGGCGAATAGCTCTTGTTCACACGAGCCCTATTTCTTCTCAGCTTTGTTCAATGTTCTGGAGTAGAAGGATATTGGGTGTTCCTTTCCGTCGGCTTGTCTCTGTGATAGCACCGCCCCAATGTTGGCAGATGACGCATCTGTAGTTAGGATGAATGGTTCTTCGAAGTTCAGGAAACTGAGTATAGGAGCGGTGGTGATGCATGACTTTAGAATTTGCATAGCCTCTTCACATTTCTGGTCCCATTCGAACTCCTTGTCTTTACTTTTCAGCTGTGTGATTGGCgcagcaatttttaaaaattgctttATAAACGTTCTGTAATAGCCGAATAGTCCTAGCAGCCTTTTTGCTTCTGTCTTATTCTTGGGAGTAGGGAAGTTCTTTATTTTCTCTGTGTTATGTGGTGCGACTGCTATGCCTTCCTCCGATATGATATGCCCTAGGTATAAAATTTCTCTTTTGCAGAGTTGGCTCTTGGAAGGTCTGTACTTCAGTCCGGCGAAGCGGAGACGGGTGAAAACGGTTCTCAACAGCTGAATGTGTTCCTCGAAAGTTCGCGATGTCATCAGGTAGTCATCCAAATAGACACAGCTGCTGCCTTCGCTAATCAGGTCCGCCATGATGGCCAATGCTAGTCTTGTAAAAGTAGCTGGGCTGCCTGACATCCCTTGTGGCATGGTATTAAACTCATAGCATCCGAATGGGGTGATGAAACCTGATTTTTCTCTTGAGTCTTTGTGTAGAGAAACTTGAAAGAATCCTGAGCACAAGTCTATGGAGCTGAAATATTTCTTGCCGTGCATGATCTCTAGTGCGCTGTTGATTGATGAAATGGCCATGGACTGTTTCACCGTGGCTGCATTGAGTTTGCGGTAGTCTACACATAATCTTCAATTGCCATCCTTTTTTCGTACTAAAACCACTGGTGACGCCCACTTGCCTGTGCTAGGGGTAATGAGATCCTTTTCTTGCATCTGATCAATTTGTTGTTTGATTTCAGATCGCACTCCTACTGGTATGTTATATGGCTTGCTCCGTATCGGCATGGTACCTGGCAGTGTTTCTACGACGTGCTCTACTATTGATGTTCGCCCAAGCTCGGTGATCCCTTTACCTGCGATGTCTGTGAACTCATCCACGAGCTCTCTCAACTCGTTGAACTGCTCTTCCGTTAAATTCATCTTCGAGATATCCAGCTGGTCACTTGGAGATGAGCGGAGCTGCTCTGGTTCTGCACGAGCTGTTGGCACGCTGAGTAACCGTAAGTCTTCATCTAAACTTTCTATGCTTCCCACTATGGTGCCCTTTGTCAGCTCAAAAGGTGTGCTGGTTGGGTTGATAATAGGGATTATTATCTTACCTTGGACAACTCGGGTGGCTGATCTGCCAATCATCAGTCTTTTTAGTTTATCAGTGTTTCCTTCGAATAAGTATTCTTTTCCTTCATGTTTGTTATCCACGTTTGCTACGATTGCCACTTCTGTAAATGGTGCTACTTTGATGTTGTTGCAGATGTATGTGGAGCTGGTGGAGCAACTCTTTCCCATAGCGATGGCTGGTCCGTCATTGATGTGAAGAGTACATCTGTAAAAATTGTAAGTAACTGCGCCAAGTTTACTCATTAAGTCTGTTCCTAGAATTACCTCATGTGAGATGCCATCTGCTATGTAAAATCGATGTTTTCCATTCCATTCGCCTCCGATGTTCAAAATCACTGTTGATCGTCCGATGATTTTCAGAGTGTCTTTGGTTACGCCCGTAGCTGTCAGGTCGCTTGGTTGCAAGTGTAGACGCAATTCGCGAGCGAGCCTTGTGTTGATCAGACTTATGGTGGCTCCTGCGTCAACGAGTGATGTGCAAATAAATCTGTTGATCTTTACATCTATGGTGGTTCTTCTACAATCTTCTCTTGAAGCGCTGGTGACACCGTTGATCTGCTCGTGTCGTCTCTGTGGACCTTGCATACCGTATGTCTGTGAAAAGTATTCTTCCCATGCTCTCAAACATTCACGTTCTTCATTAGTAACTTCGGGTCGAGAATATCGGGGTACGTAAGGTTTATATGATGGTGGCGCACTGCTTAAGTCTTCTGATGATGAGTCGATCTCTGAACTCTCTGGTGGTGCGGATGGGTTGATGTCAGATTCTGTTTCGGATTCGTTTTCTCTTTCTGGCATATCGATTATTTCGAGTGCCGTCTCTACGTCTAAAGCATTTACCATGGCGCTCTTTCTTGCTCGGTATATAAAACATCCTTTTGTGATTCCTCCGATGACTGTAgataaaaccattaatgtaagaatgatgtTACAAGCGAACGTCCATAGCTCGTAACCTGAGGCTACATGTCCTccaaataaaaagctgaatagtGATGAGCCAAACagtttctctctgctctctatggtgttgtaatgtaggatgttatggcggttcgtgacgattcccatagcctttagtactcttttctgtctgtctaaggtaGATAGGAGTTCAGTCAGTCCTCCGTAATTGTCTGTGTTTGACCATCCTAATACGTGGGCTCTGCTAAATATggtttcttgtatttgtagaGGCTGGCTGCCGAGGTTGATGTCCGGAATACTCAAGTTGGTGGTCTCCCCCATTGATGAAATCGTTCCGTTTGGGAAATACTCAGAAATGTTACCTTCCAGCATCATCAATGTGCCTCTTTTTGTCCTgcaattgactgtataggtGTCTGGGTGTATCACATTGTTTTTTGGATTAAAATATCCAATCTTTTCTGTGCCAGCTATTTTGATCTTCATCGGAATAAACTCTGTGCAATTATTCTCTTCCATTGGCAGTACTTcgtattgactgtagttaagtatGGGACAAGGGTAAACTTGAAGGAAACCAGGGCCTGCTGTAGCAATAACGTTTGGTTTGTCCAGTAAATATCTTGCACTGAGTGTTGGGTGCTCTCTCAATAGCATGGTAATTATCTGTAGGGTCTCGGCTAGGTTGTGGCAGGCGTAGAAGTAAGCTGACCAGAATAGATCTTGAGCTATCTTAGTTTGCTGGTACGCAAGTGATTGTAACATTGTATTGAAGAGGGCAGCATCTCGACCTTCTACTGATACTCTTTCTTTTATCGTGTCGTTGATAGTAACATTCGTTAGTGGTGTAAGAAATTTTACCACAAGGCCTTGGTCCGAAAGCGAAACGTTAGAGTTGTTGCAGTCCATTTGCGAGTTCAGTCCTGAATTATAAAATGTTAGAGCTAGATCTCGTTTCTTAGAGACGAAGTGTGCGTCGAGAAATTCTCCTGATTCGTTGAACCATGGTGTGTATTCACATGTTTCGACTATGTCCAGGTCCCACATGAGCATCGATCCGTCATTTAATTCGCAATGTCCGTCGTTGTAATTGCAGTGACTGACGTCTCCAGCTGTGCTTTCGAATTCATCCGATCCGTGTTTCTTGTACAAGTAGGTCTCCACGTAACTGCATTGCTTCgcgctgaaggttttctgttggcagcaccatacatacatagcattggttggttcattcgtaatatacattccatctccTCCATGTAAAACTCCTGCTTGGCACCtcttatgtattaccatgtCGGTGCATTCTTCTAATGTTACTTTCTGGGTGCTGCTTGAGGTTGTCTTGGTcttaatgtctctgaaaaaCGAAATTTGTGTCGTAACGTGTGTGGTGAATTTCGTGCATTGGTAGGCGATAGTCTTTTGTTTGATCATATTCTTCTTGTAGATAGTAACGTTAACTTTCTGGGGTGccatgtctgattgtttgctggtgtcCGTTGAGCATTCGTATTCTTGCTTTACTCGAAATGTTTGTGGAGAATCGTTTTCTCCTGTGCCGCAAATCATGGGGTTGTTTGGTTGTCCTTTGGATGCTGTTGTCCCGGTAACGCATAAGGCTAAACATAAGAGGCTGAATTGGAAGTAGCTGGCCATGTTAAATAAGCCTAACCGTCCTCCGGTAAATCTTCTGCGTTTAGGTCGTCGGTCTACGTTTTCCGAACGTAAAGTTCTAGTAGTTTCTATACAGTTGACCGTTTCAGATGAAGGGTTGTCTCCTCGGGGTCGTCTCGCGTTTTGTGAGACAGCGCCATCTCGATTAGTTGTCAAAAAATTGTGTACGAATTCTCGTGTTGATAAGTCGTCGTCAGATTTTGGAGAAGAGTTTGATACTTCGGCGACGTGATATCTTGTAGGACATCTTCCGAATTCGTGAGTCCTGCTGCAATTTCTACAGTAAGCCTGTGTATTAGCACTTCTTGGCCTTCCATATTCTTGGTTTCTTCGTGAGCTGTCATCTCTAGTTTGTGAATTGCAGCGTCTGTATTGTGGTTCTCTCGAGCGATATTCATTCTGTGTTCCTTGTTGTCTTGGTCCTCGAGGTGGAGAATATCTGTCTCTTTGTGATGAGACTCTGTCATCCCTTCTCCTTTGGTTATAGTTTCTGTTGTACGAGTTCGTTCCATGTTGTTGTTGATAACGTTGGCGGTCATCATAATTATTCCTTGAAGTCGAATAACCTCTTCTACCTCTGTAGTTTCTCGATGTCGCCTCTCTTCTTGGAAATCTCGTTTCGTTTTCTTTCTCTTCTTGCTTGATCGTTCACTAGCATGGTCAGTCCTTGTACTTGTCGTGTCAATGGTGCGAGGGGGTCAGTGTCTACTTGATTAACACTCATCGTCCTGTTTCTTGTCACTGCTTTATCTATAGCTTCCAGGTTTCTGGCTTTTTTTAGAGCTTCTTGTAAAGTAATATTCTCATGCCTCAGAATCGATCTCTGATAGCTCTCCTTTAGGCCTCCAATGAATGCGGATTTTATAACTTGATCACGGTTCACCTCCgataaatctttaaaaactgaTCGGCCTGCAGCCACAATCTCAGAGTAAAAGTCGTTGATCGACTTTTTCCCTTGGCTGATGTTCCATAGGTTCTTCTCTCGGAGTGGTTGGTCGACTCGGAAAGCCGATATCAATTCCTTCTTTAGGGAGCTGTAGCTCCTCGCGCAATTAGGGTTCAGCTTTAAAACATTTCTGTAGGTCTCCCATGCTGGTCCAACAAGTTTAGCAGGTAGGGCTTGTGCTAGTCGTCTGTTGTCGTAGTTGTATTGAGCCATCATTATTTCCCATCGATCAAGGTAGTCTTCGAAGTTATCTCCTTCCTTGAATGGTTCTATGTTATCGACGTTCGGCACTACGCTGATGATGGGTGGTCCCGTCCGGGGTGGGAAGAGTAGATCTCCATTTGATGTTCTCGGTGCTACACCAGGTCCTGTGTAGCTTCCGGAGTCGTCCACGGTTGGTTTTTCACCTTGTGGGCTTTGTTCCTGGGCTTCGACATCTTCCGGGCTGAGTTGTTCACCATGTGGACTCTGGTCCTGAAGGATGATCTGGCTTCTCAGTGCTCTCCTTACCGCAGGAGTTGTTTTCTTAGCTCTCTTCTTCACCATCTCGTAGTCGGGTTGTTGTGCCTTGGGTCAGTCTGTCCGGTGTATGGGAGTAGCTCAATGACGGCTTTGGCTGCTCCTTTCGGATATTCTTTTGTCACTGCTGTTTTGGCTCCTGGGTGTGTGACTAGGCTGTGTAGGTTCTGGTCTGCTATAACAAACTTAGTTAACATGCAACCTACGAGTAACGTGCTCTAAATTATATATAGGcactgttatatgtatatagttgacagaatttttttttttttaaattgtaattatgTTAAGACGAGTATTGAGTAAGTGACAAAGACTAGGTAGTCTATTATGTCTGTCAACGAGAAAGTTATTCTATGTAGAGAGGGTTGTTTTCCAAATGGTTGAAGTTCAACCGCAAGTATGAGTCTGTAACGTTTATATATCAGTAAACAGcgtaataatatatacaggaTTAGTGCAATTAGCATATAAATGCAGTCAGTCGCTGTTATAAGTTAGCAGTTGTCAGTTCAGTATCTTGTCTGAGATATGTCTAGAGTTATGTGTAGTCTGTGCACTATATTAGTATCTAATTGAAAGTTTATACTCGAGTTTAAGTTTCTTATAGTAGTGTGCTTGTCTATGAGTCAAGCTGATGTAACTTGTTTTATAACcggtgtattattattattaggccTTATACGTATGTAAATGTTAGGTGTAATAACCTTGAGCTCAGTATATCTACAGTCACTAATAGTTAGTATTGATATTCACTTTCCCGCCGAACGGACAGTCGGAAAGGATATGAGTTTTATTTCCCTGTGAATGAAACAGCCGGAAATAATATGACACTATGCTTTCTCTGCAagcgaaacagtcagaaagaTAGGTTGAGTGTGAGCGTGTGAGCGTGTGACTGGATTAATCTGCAGAATTGAACGTACATAAAAGGTTGCCAATGTATAAATATGATTTATGCCTTCCCGCAAGCGAAACAGTCGGAAAGATAAATCAAGGTAGAGAGTGTCCTAAGAAATTTGTGAAGTTGTACGTTTATCAACTTCTGATCTGTGTTTGCCCTGGAGTAAAACAGTCAGAAGGTAggcaatatagtaataacagtgcTCAGCTGTATGTATAGTCTCGATATTCACTTTCCCGCAAACGAAACAGTCGGAAAGGATATGTGAGTTTTATTTCCCGCGAACAGCAGTCGGAAATAGAGGACACTATGGCAAATGTGAAGTGGAAGCACGCGGCTGTGAAAGTTCTAGTTTTCTCCTAGGCAAATGTAAATCTGACCTCAGATTTTCTTACAATGCTAGGATCTGCAAGCCTATAGCCAGTATGTAATGGGTGATAAATCCCAATATAGGCTGCAATTACGTGTTATGAAAGTATGAATTACGAAAGGTCTAGGCGTCAGGGGATTATTTGCCTAGCTATGTGGTTATGCTTTAGCTATACGGTACACCTATATAAGTCACTAGATCTCAGCTAACATAGACTTTTTAATGAGTCCCACAATAGATATGTGAATATCTACCTGCCCAGTAGAATATAGCGATCAAATTAGGTATTGTAAAGAGCTAAGCAACCAGATATGAATAGAGATGAAGATGTCAGTTCTATGGTAAGCGCTATGAATAATATTACGAAAGATTTAAGCGTTCAGGGTTTACCCACTTAGCTATGTGAAAGGTTGATGACCGATAAGGCACCTCCACCAAAAATGTTATATGTGTTATCGAAGTATTTGACTTACTTGACAGCacaataacatcaatgattaatcaCCATTAGCTCTTCTCCAATCTAGACTAATTTTACTGTGGTTGATTAAGTGTAGGCAAGCCGCCTGGTTTGTTCAATGATTGATTAAAGTGTGAGTTCAATTTATGGGACTTGACCCAGATCTTTAGTGCAAGCCTCAACTAGCTGAGCTCCGATGTTGATTGTTAGCAAATAGCAACACTCTTTATTTCATGAACCAAAACCTAGTATACAAGTAGCAAAGTTCTAGAATATAAGAAAGATAACAAATAGTGAGAAACTAAGTAATATaaatctcttacgccaacagcAAGCTTGTGTCTGCCCTTAAAGCTCAGTCTTACACGTCTGTAAGTGTCACTGCCAAAGAGGCTGAGCTACTAGAAAACgttagcttttataggcatttaggatagcctgaggacgggTATATATAATGTTCGTATCATATACTATGTTGTAGAGTAAGTCCATTGGAAGGAACACTGTCTTTGGATACGTCACATGGAGAGCGCTGATATTGTGGCTGGATGCTAGTATTGCATAATTTTGTTTCCGTCAGCACCGTAATATGTCATGGAAAAATAC
The sequence above is drawn from the Watersipora subatra chromosome 5, tzWatSuba1.1, whole genome shotgun sequence genome and encodes:
- the LOC137396492 gene encoding uncharacterized protein gives rise to the protein MLYGLLRIGMVPGSVSTTCSTIDVRPSSVIPLPAMSVNSSTSSLNSLNCSSVKFIFEISSWSLGDERSCSGSARAVGTLSNHVCGAGGATLSHSDGWSVIDVKSTSVKIRLAAEVDVRNTQVGGLPH